From the Polyangiaceae bacterium genome, the window CCAAGCCGCCGATCAGACCACGCCCGACGACATCAACTTCATGGCGACCCATGGCCGCGGCCTGGTCTGCCTCGCAATGACTCCGGAGCAGATCGCGCGCCTCGAGCTCCCGATGATGCAGCGCCCGAAGATCGACGATTCTCCGGGGGCCTTCACGGTCAGCATCGAAGCCGCCATTGGCGTTACCACGGGGATAAGCGCGGCAGATCGAGCGCGCACCGTCTTGGCTGCCATCAACCCGGAAGCAGAAGCCGGAGATGTGGTCACTCCGGGACATGTGTTCCCTCTGCGCGCGCGCCCAGGCGGGGTGCTGCTGCGCAGCGGGAAGACCGAAGCCGCTGTCGATCTGGCGCGCCTCGCGGGTAGAGTGCCCGCCGGGGTGCTGTGCGACATCCTGGGAGAGGACGGCAATCTGGCCTCCGTTGGGGAGCTTGAAGCGTTCGCCCAAACCCACGGACTGAGCTTGCTCTCGATCGCTGATCTGATCAGCTATCGCCTGCAGACGGAGCGTTTGATCCGGCGCGTCGACGAGCTGAGCGTGACCCTCGACCAAACCTCGAGTCAGTGGCGAGTGATTGTCTACGAAGCGAGCGTCGAGGGGCGAGAACTCCTCGCGCTGGTCAAGGGCGATCCGTCGGAAGCCAAGGAGCCCGTGCTGTGTCGCATGCACTCGGGCGCGGTGCTCGCCGACACCTTCGTCTCCACCCAGAGCGATGGCGGCAAGAACCTCGAGGAGGCGATCGCCGCGATCGAAGACGCCGGGCTCGGCGTGGTGGTCTACTTGCCGCCAAAGAGCCGCATGCGCGACGAGCTGCGCGCCCTGCGTCGAACGCTGCAACGCCAGAGCTCGCCGTTTGCGACCGATGCCCT encodes:
- the ribB gene encoding 3,4-dihydroxy-2-butanone-4-phosphate synthase → MAPDSPSPASLREQRATLERTGKAIEALRAGKQVILVDEQAHGTAGALLQAADQTTPDDINFMATHGRGLVCLAMTPEQIARLELPMMQRPKIDDSPGAFTVSIEAAIGVTTGISAADRARTVLAAINPEAEAGDVVTPGHVFPLRARPGGVLLRSGKTEAAVDLARLAGRVPAGVLCDILGEDGNLASVGELEAFAQTHGLSLLSIADLISYRLQTERLIRRVDELSVTLDQTSSQWRVIVYEASVEGRELLALVKGDPSEAKEPVLCRMHSGAVLADTFVSTQSDGGKNLEEAIAAIEDAGLGVVVYLPPKSRMRDELRALRRTLQRQSSPFATDALKEDAPRGILREYGLGAQVLRELGLRQIRLLTNSPRKIAGISGYGLDITERVPLLSMHSEP